The window TAAAATTACCGACGACAAAAGGATCAGGGCTGCTTTACCAACCATTAGCAAAATATTAAAAGATGGTGGTGCAGTTATTTTAATGTCGCATTTAGGCCGTCCGAAAGACGGGCCTACTGATAAATTTTCTTTAAAACATATCCTTGCTGATCTTTCTGCTTTAACAGGTGTTGAGGTTAAGTTTGCTGATGATTGCATTGGCGAGAGTGCTGCTACTCAGGCTGCTGCTTTAAAATCAGGTGAGATTTTATTGTTAGAAAACTTGCGTTTCTATAAAGAAGAAGAAAAAGGTGATGTGGCCTTTGCCGAAAAATTATCAAAACTTGGTGATGTTTATGTAAATGATGCTTTTGGAACTGCACACCGTGCACACGCTTCAACATCGATTATTGCGCAGTTTTTCCCTGATGCAAAATACTTCGGCTATTTAATGGCTTCTGAAGTAGAAAATGCTGAAAAAATCCTGAACCACGCCGAAAGACCTTTTACTGCCATTATGGGCGGAGCCAAAGTATCTGATAAAATTCTTTTAATCGAGAAATTGTTAGAGAAAGTAGATAACCTGATTATTGGTGGTGGTATGGCTTATACTTTCGCTAAAGCACAAGGTGGTGAAATTGGTACCTCTTTATTGGAGGCTGATAAACAAGAGCTTTCTTTAGAGCTAATTGAAAAAGCAAAAGCTAAAGGTGTAAACCTGATTTTGCCTGTCGATACCGTAATCGCAGATAAATTTGCAAACGATGCAGCTAAGCAAGATGTGGCTGCGGGAGAAATTCCTGCAGATTGGATGGGATTGGATATTGGACCAAAATCTGCTGAATTATTCCAGGAGGTGATTAAAAACTCTAAAACTTTATTGTGGAATGGCCCAATGGGTGTTTTCGAAATGGAAAGTTTCCAGGTAGGTACCAAAGCCGTTGCTGATGCGGTTGTGGCAGCAACTAAAGATAATGGCGCATTTTCATTAATCGGAGGTGGCGATTCGGCTGCGGCAATTGCTAAATTCGGTATGGAAGATGAAGTTAGCTATGTTTCTACAGGTGGCGGTGCTTTATTAGAGTATATGGAAGGGAAAGAATTGCCAGGTGTGAAAGCCATTAATGGATAATCCATACACAACAGTATAAATCAGGCCCTTGCAGATCAGTTTGCAAGGGCCTTGTTTTTTAACATATTGTTTGCTGAGGAATGATTAAGTCTGGCAATTTATTGGCACAGCCGAATAGGAAACACTTAAAAAACTTAGATTTTAGACTACGCTTTATATACGTTAATTGTCGGGAATGAAGCATTTCTGCTTATTTCCAAAGAATTAGGAGCTGATTTTAGAAAGCGATATGGAGATATGACTGATAGCCTAATTTTGATGAACCCTTTTAAGAGATTGAAAGAAAATATTAACAGGCTATAATTTGTTTTTATGAAATTGTATCTAATTTGTACCTTGAATTTTGTAGCTATCTACTGATCAATGTCATTTTCTGTTTCGGGAAATGGCCGGATTCAGTAGGTAATAACAATCCTGATATTGCTGGTGGCAATATTATATTATCTTTTATTTTGTAACGAGAAAAAATGACACGAATCTCAGTCTTCCTTTTCACTATTCTTATGGGAATAGGATTTGAAGGTTTTGCGCAATCCGGCAAAAACACATTATGGTATAAACAACCAGCAGCTAACTGGTATGAAGCGCTGCCATTAGGAAACGGTAGGTTGGGGGCTATGGTTTTCGGGAATCCAGAGCACGAAGTTTTGCAATTGAATGAAGAGAGCGTTTGGGCCGGTGCAAAAGTGAATGCCAATAATCCAAAAGCTCTGCAATACCTCCCGGAAATTCAAAAAGCCATTTTCGATAATAGGTTCAAGCAGGCAGATAGTTTATCCGGGTTGTATATGCTGGGAACACCCGCCCGC is drawn from Pedobacter sp. HDW13 and contains these coding sequences:
- the pgk gene encoding phosphoglycerate kinase — translated: MNTIDQFDFKDKKALIRVDFNVPLDDEFKITDDKRIRAALPTISKILKDGGAVILMSHLGRPKDGPTDKFSLKHILADLSALTGVEVKFADDCIGESAATQAAALKSGEILLLENLRFYKEEEKGDVAFAEKLSKLGDVYVNDAFGTAHRAHASTSIIAQFFPDAKYFGYLMASEVENAEKILNHAERPFTAIMGGAKVSDKILLIEKLLEKVDNLIIGGGMAYTFAKAQGGEIGTSLLEADKQELSLELIEKAKAKGVNLILPVDTVIADKFANDAAKQDVAAGEIPADWMGLDIGPKSAELFQEVIKNSKTLLWNGPMGVFEMESFQVGTKAVADAVVAATKDNGAFSLIGGGDSAAAIAKFGMEDEVSYVSTGGGALLEYMEGKELPGVKAING